From the Argentina anserina chromosome 3, drPotAnse1.1, whole genome shotgun sequence genome, the window TAAACTTATATGTGGTAGGTAGCAGATTGCAAATATTGATAGAAACTGATTTTTTTGACTTCCAGGGTGAATATAACTATTGGAGCATTAGAGGAGAGGATGATGCTCTCAGGTCTGCACACTGTTGCGGATACATTTTGCTGTTTCTGTGGGCAAATTGTGGGCTGGAAATatgtactctctctctctctctctctctctctctcactgcTTAATATTTGTGACTTCATTCTCaaataatttggtttgtacaACCAGGAGTCTGCACATGAGATGGCCCAGAAATATAAAGAGGGGAAGTTTGTCCTTGAAAGGTATAATGCTCTCCCTCAATTTCCATTTTGTGGGTTGTTAGCCACTCTCAAATATTTTCCTCTATTACTGTCATTTACAGGGGGAGCATGGTCGAGGAATTAGATCTCTCCACAGAGTTCGACATTGATTCTGAAGATGCTGAGGTTCTTAGTTTATAGTTGCACTGGACAATGCAGAACAGCGGCAATGTTCTTAGTATTTGAATAATGCAGAGTGAAACTTAATATATACTTAGTTGATTTGCATGCAACGAAGGCAACAAATGAACCTGATACTCGGTGTATGCTGTTAATGCATAGATGACTTCATGCTACACTTTTGCATTTGTGCTATCATCTGCATTGCTTTTTTTCAAGTTCTATGGAGATATTATGcagttgattttgtttttctgttgATATAATTACTTTAATAGTGAATTACTGGAACCCGTTCTTATGAACGACAATTATTGTATCAGCATCCGAATTTGATAAACATGACCTATCTTATAGGAGTTAGTTATAGACTTATACCAGTGAAATCCttcaaaagttaaaaaaagGGGACAGTTTATACATGATTATACTCAGATTATTCGGTAGATCATATATCTTTCATCCTCTTTCATCATGGTAATTGGTCCAATTAAACCAACTCGAACCACGTTGTTCAAAATTTTTGACTTGATTATGGTGTAAATTAATTTGATGTTCTTATTCAAGTTTCAACTCAGCTGGGTATGTTCAGTATCTTTGACACAAGTAGAGTACTCCATCATCTccatgtgatttttttttcaccctCCTCTCCAAATTCATACagaaaaaattatttacaaTTTAGGGTAGGAAAAGGATTTATAAAatgggaaaagaaaataataagagagagagagagaaggcaAGACAGTATATAAGAAGCGGGTAGACGAGGAAGACAGAAATTTTGGGTCAAAAGCCtgaaacacaaaaaaacaCACCATTCTATCTTTTGTTTGTGTCGCAGAATTCGTACCTCTACAGAATCCCGATTGCATCCCCGCGAGGAGACCCCATTTGTTTCTGTTTCTCGTTGTATTCCTTAATCTTGTTCATCGTTTTCTAGTTTGATTGTTGCAGGTGATGGCCAAGTCCTCTTCTTCCCATCGCAAGAAACGCGACAAGATTTCATCCAAGGTTCCCTTCTCTTCTTCATTCATACTCTTTTTGCGTTTTTCGTGTACCGGGTTTCGCTTTGTCTGTTCTTAAGATTAGTTGTTTTGGTTGGTTTTGTCCATAGAGAAATTTAGGTAGCAAATCTAGGTCAACAACAGTTGATTTGGTGAGAAATTTAATCGAGGTTTTGCTTGTAAGTTGATAACTTTGGTTTATGTAGTATGTTATGCACAATGCCGATTTTGCTTATATGGTTTTTGTGTGCATTGTTTGTTTAGGCTcgaacaaagaagaagagcaaGACTAGGAGTAAGACCAAGAGTGAGAAATATAGATCCAAGAAGGTTCGCCGTCGTGATGATTCTATTTCTTATTCAGATGAGGATGATACCCGAAGCTTGAGTTCGGATT encodes:
- the LOC126786190 gene encoding protein yippee-like At5g53940; the encoded protein is MGRIFVVELEGRSYRCKFCKTHLALASDCVSRAFRSRRGKAYLFNNAVNITIGALEERMMLSGLHTVADTFCCFCGQIVGWKYESAHEMAQKYKEGKFVLERGSMVEELDLSTEFDIDSEDAEVLSL